One window of the Salvelinus alpinus chromosome 13, SLU_Salpinus.1, whole genome shotgun sequence genome contains the following:
- the sms gene encoding spermine synthase, whose product MALRHYTLDFNLSAPADCPSTVRGLQSIFQEQEMTETVHDTEGHGYLATFIGKNGRLVILRVHSQGLVTVDLQCCEGDNIAQVDNLLNALEKKLKSLLHGNIRRVKRLPALTRGAAVDRYWPTADGRLVEYDIDRVVYDEDSAYQNIKILHSQQFGNILILNGDVNLSESDLPYTQAIMGRGKENYAGKEVLILGGGDGGILAEAVKLKPKMITMVEIDQMVIDGCRTHMRKACGSVLDNLKGDCYQVLVEDCVPVLKKYVEEGKTFDYVINDLTAVPISTAPEEDSTWEFLQLILDLSIKVLRPTGKYFTQGNCANLTEALALYEEQLGRLSCPVDFSKEVVCVPSYMELWVFYTVWKK is encoded by the exons ATGGCACTGCGACATTACACCCTCGACTTCAACCTCTCAGCGCCAG CTGACTGTCCTTCGACTGTGCGTGGGCTGCAGTCTATATTTCAAGAGCAGGAAATGACAGAGACTGTCCATGACACTGAGGGACATGGATACCTTGCTACCTTCATTGGCAAGAATGGCAG GTTGGTTATTCTGCGTGTGCACTCCCAAGGTCTGGTTACCGTTGATCTGCAGTGTTGTGAAGGAGATAACATTGCACAAGTAGATAAT CTTTTGAATGCACTGGAAAAGAAGCTAAAAAGTCTCCTACATGGAAACATTAGGAGGGTCAAGAG gCTCCCAGCTCTGACACGAGGTGCAGCTGTTGATCGATACTGGCCCACAGCCGATGGCAGACTGGTGGAGTATGACATTGATCGGGTTGTATACGATGAGGACTCTGCATACCAGAACATAAAGATCTTGCACTCACAGCAGTTTGGCAATATCCTGATTCTCAATGGGGATGTTA ATCTGTCAGAGAGTGACCTGCCCTACACCCAGGCCATCATGGGCAGAGGGAAAGAGAACTATGCAGGGAAGGAGGTGCTGATCTTAGGAGGTGGTGATGGAGGAATCCTCGCTGAGGCCGTCAAACTCAAGCCAAAGATGATCACCATGGTGGAGAT CGACCAAATGGTGATTGATGGGTGCAGGACGCACATGAGGAAGGCATGTGGGAGTGTTCTGGACAACCTGAAGGGAGACTGTTACCAG GTGTTGGTAGAAGACTGTGTTCCGGTTCTGAAAAAGTATGTTGAGGAAGGGAAGACGTTTGATTACGTCATCAATGACCTCACAGCAGTTCCTATCTCCACAGCGCCAGAGGAGG ACTCTACATGGGAGTTCCTACAGCTTATCTTGGATCTTTCAATCAAAGTACTGCGTCCTACTGGGAAGTACTTCACACAG GGAAACTGTGCAAATCTGACTGAGGCACTGGCTCTCTATGAGGAACAGCTTGGAAGGCTCTCATGTCCTGTGGACTTTTCcaaggaggtggtgtgtgtgccCTCTTATATGGAACT GTGGGTTTTCTACACCGTCTGGAAGAAGTAA